From the genome of Mugil cephalus isolate CIBA_MC_2020 chromosome 2, CIBA_Mcephalus_1.1, whole genome shotgun sequence, one region includes:
- the si:ch211-113e8.11 gene encoding uncharacterized protein si:ch211-113e8.11, whose amino-acid sequence MNSLVGYGVSSDSDSDGDVNKGRAGSVKEVSDGAAAARKSRNFLLESGSASSDSESESEPGDEDPEPVVPPPTRPHSSASSAASHPVLPAPSLGSKLPSPPLVASSDSSVFANPFKAQAEQKLSALQKHVPLTMQAKPSQIGGKRMCVSYRKDGRCRFGIKCKFAHDSDLQTPVIPGPCHPPESEETSAPAKAGGSSSGGGSQNLRQDTKEEESEGQQMKKRRVGLSNTLIPPKRAMKQYAILRDRERLHMS is encoded by the exons ATGAACTCTCTGGTTGGCTACGGAGTGTCCTCTGATTCCGACAGTGACGGGGATGTAAACAAGGGCAGAGCTGG CTCTGTTAAGGAGGTGTCCGATGGGGCAGCGGCTGCCAGAAAGAGCCGCAACTTTTTGCTGGAGTCTGGTTCTGCTTCCAGTGATTCAGAAAGCGAATCAGAGCCAGGGGACGAGGATCCAGAGCCTGTAGTACCACCACCAACACGTCCACACTCCTCGGCATCGTCTGCAGCCTCTCATCCCGTCCTACCAGCTCCTTCCCTGGGATCTAaactcccctcccctcctctggtCGCCTCCTCTGACAGCAGTGTCTTTGCAAACCCTTTCAAGGCTCAGGCAGAGCAGAAACTCAGCGCGTTACAGAAACACGTCCCCCTCACAATGCAGGCCAAACCCTCCCAGATAGGCGGCAAACGGATGTGCGTGTCATACAGGAAAGATGGGAGGTGTAGGTTTGGGATTAAATGCAAGTTTGCCCACGACAGTGACTTGCAGACCCCAGTTATTCCCGGTCCCTGTCATCCCCCTGAGAGCGAAGAAACATCAGCGCCAGCTAAAGCCGGAGGCAGCTCCTCTGGAGGAGGATCGCAGAACCTCAGACAAGACACAAAGGAAGAGGAGTCGGAAGGGCAGcaaatgaagaagaggagggttGGACTTAGCAACACCTTGATTCCTCCTAAAAGAGCTATGAAGCAGTATGCTATTCTGAGGGACAGAGAGCGGCTCCATATGTCCTGA
- the zfp91 gene encoding E3 ubiquitin-protein ligase ZFP91, with protein sequence MEPAGDRAGDVNKGEETTEDKAAEQTPATSTAATPRRALRGRAAGRPRSGVSASLPDVNGAASSPQTSGRVLRDRSTRAVPAWLKDSKSDDEDEPSPDNGATKRRKVSNSRRKKNSEPAGSAEGGGVVAAESLQGTDSEDPKKPAADVQAHPSRRPPAQTRAKPPSGRASRSSAKPVCKTEPGMENPAVEGEVNDKEKYEIEKKEDGEDAAEPALDHEDPSFQDDPSDLHYQPQSQSGVEEEEVISSDEDVPFRDDLNDTSYDPKAERDVPKPKRRAPPRQKEKKEKEKAPRKEKVAEVAEIKVEGSDSLESVQEEVKLEEEVVEDPDGPRKRGRRKKDDKTPRLPKRRKKPPVQYVRCEMEGCGTVLAHPRYLQHHIKYQHLLKKKYVCPHPSCGRLFRLQKQLLRHAKHHTDQRDYICEFCARAFKSSHNLAVHRMIHTGEKPLQCEICGFTCRQKASLNWHMKKHDADATYQFSCSICGKKFEKKDCVVAHKAKSHPEVLIAEALAANAGALITSPASLLDLPGNPMQAEVSGLDVSHVEQDVQVDQLGQDGQVGQHMAQVSQMGQVAQQVSHQVVLLGQDPNLHTMQVPVTIALSPIDPPSPADNQQQTHLQLQMPVQFVQTAQQPQQPQIQQLTLHSGSVVTQHQPQLQSLQSYSSQQQSQGQPQILQMTFQPVSQSQTHIQQIPVLTTSQQLQALQTAAPSPPLLSQPQHSASTNGGSFILDNRALSSSSPAGSSLQQAEVVGEDGVVWEQTEQGEILADGTERHVQQALL encoded by the exons ATGGAACCGGCCGGCGACCGAGCCGGGGATGTAAATAAAGGTGAAGAGACGACGGAGGACAAGGCCGCAGAGCAGACCCCGGCCACAAGTACAGCCGCTACACCGCGGAGGGCGCTCAGAGGCCGGGCAGCGGGCCGCCCGAGGTCCGGCGTCTCCGCTTCATTACCGGACGTTAACGGAGCTGCGTCTAGCCCGCAGACCTCGGGACGGGTTTTGAGAGACAGGTCAACGAGGGCAGTACCGGCCTGGCTGAAGGACAGTAAGAGCGACGACGAGGACGAACCGAGCCCGGACAACGGAGCGACCAAGCGGAGGAAAGTTTCCAACTCCAGACGGAAGAAGAATTCGGAACCTGCGGGTTCGGCTGAAGGCGGAGGAGTTGTCGCAGCAGAGAGCCTTCAAGGCACAGA TTCAGAAGATCCCAAGAAACCTGCAGCTGATGTTCAAG CTCATCCCTCCAGACGTCCCCCAGCCCAGACCCGTGCCAAGCCCCCGTCTGGCAGGGCCTCCCGCAGCTCTGCCAAGCCCGTGTGTAAGACCGAACCTGGAATGGAGAATCCAGCCG TGGAGGGAGAGGTTAACGATAAGGAGAAATATGAGAT tgaaaagaaagaggatgGTGAGGATGCTGCTGAACCAGCCTTGGATCACGAAGACCCTTCATTTCAAGATGACCCCAGCGACCTGCACTACCAGCCACAGAGTCAGAG CGGcgtagaggaggaagaagtgatAAGCAGCGATGAAGATGTTCCCTTCAGAGACGACTTGAACGACACAAGCTACGACCCGAAGGctgaaag GGACGTCCCCAAACCAAAGCGAAGAGCTCCTCctagacagaaggagaagaaagaaaaagagaaggcGCCCAGGAAAGAGAAGGTTGCAGAGGTTGCAGAGATTAAAGTGGAAGGTTCAGACAGTTTGGAGAGCGTGCAAGAGGAAGTAAAGCTGGAAGAGGAAGTAGTGGAGGATCCGGATGGACCTAGGAA GAGAGGCCGCCGGAAAAAAGATGACAAAACGCCACGGCTGCCAAAGAGAAG GAAGAAGCCCCCGGTGCAATATGTGCGCTGTGAAATGGAAGGATGTGGGACGGTGCTGGCTCATCCTCGCTACCTGCAG CATCATATCAAGTATCAGCACTTACTTAAGAAGAAGTACGTTTGTCCTCACCCCTCCTGTGGAAGGCTCTTCCGCTTACAGAAGCAGCTGCTCCGTCATGCAAAGCaccacacag ACCAGAGGGACTACATCTGTGAGTTCTGTGCTCGTGCCTTCAAGAGCTCCCACAACCTGGCGGTGCACCGCATGATacacacaggagagaagccCCTACA GTGCGAGATCTGCGGCTTCACGTGTCGCCAGAAGGCGTCTCTGAACTGGCACATGAAGAAGCACGACGCCGACGCCACCTATCAGTTCTCCTGCTCCATTTGCGGGAAGAAGTTTGAGAAGAAGGACTGTGTAGTGGCGCATAAGGCCAAGAGTCACCCAGAGGTCCTGATCGCCGAGGCGCTGGCAGCCAATGCCGGCGCCCTCATCACTAGCCCCGCCTCCCTGCTGGATCTGCCGGGAAACCCCATGCAAGCGGAAGTCTCCGGCCTGGATGTGAGCCACGTTGAGCAGGACGTCCAGGTGGATCAGCTGGGCCAGGACGGCCAGGTCGGCCAACATATGGCTCAGGTGTCCCAGATGGGTCAGGTTGCCCAGCAAGTGAGTCACCAGGTTGTTTTACTGGGACAAGATCCGAACCTCCACACCATGCAGGTGCCAGTGACAATTGCCTTGTCCCCCATCGACCCCCCTTCCCCAGCTGACAACCAGCAGCAGActcacctccagctccagaTGCCCGTCCAGTTTGTGCAGACTGCTCAGCAGCCACAGCAGCCCCAAATCCAACAACTGACCCTCCACTCCGGCTCAGTGGTGACCCAGCACCAACCTCAGCTGCAGTCGCTGCAGTCGTACTCTTCCCAACAGCAGAGCCAGGGGCAGCCGCAGATCCTTCAGATGACCTTCCAGCCCGTCAGCCAGTCTCAGACCCACATTCAGCAGATCCCCGTTCTCACAACCTCTCAGCAGCTTCAGGCCCTGCAGACGGCAGCCCCGAGCCCTCCTCTCCTGTCCCAACCCCAGCATTCAGCATCCACCAACGGCGGCAGCTTTATCCTGGACAATCGGGcgctttcttcctcttctccagccGGGTCTTCCCTTCAGCAGGCCGAGGTTGTGGGGGAGGACGGTGTGGTGTGGGAGCAGACAGAACAAGGGGAGATTCTGGCTGATGGCACTGAGAGACACGTGCAGCAGGCTCTCTTGTAA